The DNA window AAAGAAACCTGCAAAGTAGATAAATATTATATCAAGGGTTTCAAGTGGAAAAAGGGGCCAACTTGCAGAATATTCATACCCTCTTTCAATACCCCTTGCTACAAATTTGAGACTTTTTAAAAGGGGTAAAAAATAAACTGAAAAAAGCATCAAGGTAAGTGAAAGTCCAAGTGCTGCATAAAAAGTTAACTTTATTTTTTCTTTTACACTGTAAGGATTTGAAAATAGGAGGAAAAAGAAGAAGGGAATATAAATAAAAAAGGAGAAGTAGTTAAATTGGAAGTGTCCGCCGAGGAATTGCCATCCGGCAAAAAAGCCTGCAATAATGAAAAAGAAAAGCTTCCTTTTATTAACACCTAAAAGGAGAAATAGGAGAACATAGGGTAAAAGAGAGGAACTTACGAGTCTGTTTAGATGTCCTGCTGAAGTATTTGTTATTAGGGCACCTGAAAATAGATAAAAAACACCAGCGACAAAGGCAAAGAGTGGTTTAATATTTAATTCCCTGAGAAAAAGGTAAGTTCCAAATCCTGCGAGGGTTGAGTAAATAAAAAAGCTAAGGTTAAAGTGGATGTGAGTAGGTAAAAAGAGTCTTAAAAGTCCGGTTGGTGTGAAGATATCCATCCAGAATTCCTCAAGGAGTGGATATCCTAGTCTTTCGCTTGGGTACCAAAGGGGTAGGTAAAGTTTTTTTAGCCAAAAGGAGAGCCATTCTCTTGAGGCGTAGCCTCCGAGTAGGTAATCAGAACCAGCCATCAGTTTGAGTGTTAAAAGGGGGTCAAAAAAGTAGATAAGCGATAGGATTGAGTATAGAATAAGGGTTTTGATTTTAGATTCGAAGATGTTTAGGGAGTTTTTCATTTTAGGGGGAGTGGGCGGGGCAGGATTTGAACCTACGGCCTTCGGCTTGTAAAGCCGACGCTCTCACCAGGCTGAGCTACCCGCCCCCCTGTTTTAAATCAAAAATTTTCACCTCTTCTATCACTTATATCCACAATGACATTCTAACTTATAGGGTATATGAATTTCAAATATCCATAAAAGTTTATTACACCTTTAAATCGGTGATATTCAGATAATTGACCGCTTTTTTATGTAAAAAATCGAATTTTTAACTTTAAATCTTTAAAATTGGTTGAATCAATTTTGTTTAAGGGGTTTTATCTTTGACACAAGATTTAATTGGGTAAAATTGAGTGAGCTATTTGAGGTGGTGTCAAATTAAGATTGAAAGTAATTGAGAAAAAGTGTTTTTTCAAATAATGATGACAAACCTAGGTTAACCTCTATAAATGCTTGCAAAAGGCATCTTTTTAATCCTAAATCTTTAAAACCTTAAATCTCCTTCTTATTCCATTAACTTTAGTATCTATAAAATAAGTGCCCTTTTTAAGATTATTTATTTTCAGCCTATGAGTACCCGGTTCTAAATTTTTATTTATGATCCTCATCTTTCTCCCAGAAACATCATAAATATTCAAACAAATCTCTGATTTTTTACTTAAAATAAATTCAATTATTTTAATTAAATCAATCGGTTTTCCTTTTTCTCCTTGAATAGTTAGTAGAATTTCTTTTCTAGGTACCCAAATTGGCTCAAAATATACTTTTCCTTTTGAAGGATCATCATAAAAATCATAAATTAAAAGCGATATCGAATCTACATCTTGTGTTCCCCAAAAGTTTTTCTGTGCTTCTATATCAAACCTTGTGTTGTTATAAAGATTATAACTTGAATTGTAACATATATAATTATGTCCATTCTTTAATTTAGGCTTTGAATTTTCACTTACATATATTCCTATTCCGTTGTTCATTTATATAAAACACCAATTTCATTTTCTTTTACATTTGTCTCTTTTATATGACCCTTGCCTTTTAAAAGATAAATCCCTGTATCACATAAAGAAATCACTGAAGTTCCCAAGTCAAGTTCCCTACCCTTAAAATACACTCCATAATTTGAATTTGAAATCTCCAAGTCCTTTAACTTTAATTTCTTATCTCTTAAAAACTCTACCCCTTTGTTGGAATATTCAATCCTTGTATTCCTAAAGTATATGTTACTTTTTTCATCAAAAACTTGATTCATAATTTCATCTCTTTTTTTTCTTTAAATACTATTCCATAAAAATCCCCCTTTTCTTTTATAAAACCATCAGAGGTAAATGTAGTTTTTCCCTCACCTTCTATCTTTAAATCACCATAAATAATTAATTCTGCCTTACTTGTATCATTACCCTGTCTTAAAATATCAAAGTTCTTTGCAAAAATTATCTCAGCAGGTGGAATTATTTTTAACTTAACACTTTCAGGAATTATTATATCACCAGAAATAAGAAATTTACCCTTTACTATTAAATCTCTATCAATCCTTCCTGCTCTATAAAAATATTTGAAATCAACCTTACCTAAAGCTGGGTTCTCATTATCATCATAAATCTTTGAATCTATTAACGTTGAATCTTGATAATCCCATAAATTTCCCTGTGCATAAATAGTATCATAGGAAAAATTATAAATTGACCAGACACTCCCTAAAATATGGTTCATTCCATCGTCAATCGTATCATTATTTTCGAGATTACCAAGGTTTAACTTTAATCCAACAGATTTTAGAGGCACAAAAATCATTATATTAGAAGAGTCCGAGTTTTTTAATTTATTTCTCTTAAATACAGAATTTATATGTGAAACATGTCCTCCGTGAAAAGAAAGTGCGTAGAAATTAGATTCGAATTCATATCCTGAAACTTTTATATCATATAAAGCGTACAAAGGAGAATTCCCATATCTTCCTATTCTTATTCCGACACAATTTTTTATAAAATAACAATTTGTAACGTTTATACGTGAAGTACCAGAGTGATATCTATGTGCCAAAGAAAGTCCTGCAAACCCCTACAGGTGGTGAAAATATAACTTTATATTCTCTTTTACCAAACAACATAGGAATTTTCCGTGTTACTATTAAACTCTGTCTTTCATCAAGAATACTTATTTTCAAAGAATCTAAATCTTGTGAAGTATAGTGAATTGTAAAAATAACTGAATATAAAGAGTCACAGTTCGGTTTAAAACTTTGAATAACTCTATTTGAAATAACAGAATCTGAAATATGTGTAACATTGTATACAGGAGTATAAAATACTAAGTTGTAAAAAAATTAAGAGTTTCATTTTAGCCCCTCCATTTCTATTTTATCAATATCTTTTTTGTTATTTTTTTCTTTATCTATTTCCAGAGTTAAAAAGTAAATTTCTGAGGTAGGGGCTTGCCATAGAAATTCACCCTTTTAAAATACCCTCTCTAAAAACATTTAAAATCCTTACTGATTTATCCGAAATGTAAATTCTTCCATACTGCGAAAAGGGTAGCTCATACAAAATTTTCACCTTATATCTTGATAGAGTTTTAAAATCCAAATAAATAGCTGATTTTTCTTTAAATCTCTCCTCTATTTTAAGCTCTTGAAGTTTAAAAATTAAAAGTGGAGCAGGCTGCCAGATAAACGTTAGAGAATAATAATAGGCAGAATCCACAAAAATTCTCCAACTACTCCAACCTGAATTTGTTCTTGCTATTTCAGGGGGATTTATAGGATCAATAGAAAGATCTTTTACCATTTCCCG is part of the Candidatus Hydrothermales bacterium genome and encodes:
- a CDS encoding T9SS type A sorting domain-containing protein → MNNGIGIYVSENSKPKLKNGHNYICYNSSYNLYNNTRFDIEAQKNFWGTQDVDSISLLIYDFYDDPSKGKVYFEPIWVPRKEILLTIQGEKGKPIDLIKIIEFILSKKSEICLNIYDVSGRKMRIINKNLEPGTHRLKINNLKKGTYFIDTKVNGIRRRFKVLKI